TTGCTTCGAGAGGCTCGTCTTCACCAACCACTCCAGGCATGTCTTCTTCGCCGCTGATGGACAGTGGCTCCTCTGTGGTGGctgctccaccgccaccgccgcctgtCATCCTGCGTCCTCATACTCGCAGCAAGAGTGGCATCTTCCAACCGAAGAAGCGCACTGACGGCACTGTTGCATGGCTTGTGGCCTGTATGGCGCATACTGAGGCCGACCCTACGACTGAACCACGACATTTTCAGGCAGCACTTGGCATTCCACACTGGCGTGCTGCGATGGAGCAGGAGATTCATGCTCTTCAACGAAACAACACTTGGCGCCTGGTTCCACCTCCATCTGGTGTCAATGTCATTGACTCTAAATGGGTattcaaggtgaagaaacatgctGATGGTTCCATTGAGAGATACAAGGCACGTCTGGTTGCCAAGGGATTCAAGCAACGGTATGGTATTGATTATGCAGACACATTCAGTCCTGTTATTAAACCAACCACTATTCGTGTTCTTCTCTCCTTGGCTGTTACTCGAGGATGGTCGCTTCGACAGCTTGACGTTcagaatgcttttctccatggagttctggaagaagaggtttatatgcgtcagccgccCGATTTTGTTGATCCTGCTCAGCCACATCATTTATGTCGTCTTgtcaaagctctttatggtctgaagcaggcccctcgtgcatggcatgcacgtcttggcgctgctcttcgtgctcatgggtttgtgccttCTGCAGCGGACACGTCTTTGTTTATCCTTCAGCGACCGGAGGTGACTATGTACATTctggtctatgttgatgacatcatcatTGTTAGCTCATCTGCTGCTGCTACggatcggctggtgtcctctcttgGTGCTGAGTTTGCTGTTAAGGATCTTGGGAGACTGCATTATTTTCTGGGTCTCGAGGTTCTTCATTCTGATGGTGGCTTgactcttactcagaagaagtactCCCAGGATCTCCTCCGTCGTGCAGGTATGTTGCAGTGCAAGCCTGCTACGACTCCCATGTCTGTCACGGACAAACTAACTGCTCTTGCTGGTGACTTGCTTTCTCCTGAGGATGCCACTGAGTATCGCAGCATTGTTGATGGACTGCAATACTTGATCATCACTCGACCAGACATATCGTTTGCAGTGAACCGtgtgtgccagtatcttcatgcGCCGCGTGATTCTCACTGGTCCGCTGTTAAGCGCTTCTTGCGCTATGTTCGTCACACTGGTTCATATGGTCTTCATCTTCAGTCGGCGCCTTCTAGACTAATCTCCGCATTTTCTGATGCCGACTGGGCTGGTAGTcctgatgacaggcgatccacggggggacatgTTGTATTCTTTGgacctaacttgatcgcctggcaaGCTCGCAAGCAAGCTACGGTTTCCCGgagtagtactgaagctgagtacaaagcgGTTGCTAATGCCACAGCTGAGATCATGTGGGTGCAGTCGTTGCTTCGGGAGTTGAAGGTCTCTCCAACTCAGCCGCCTGTCCTTTgatgtgataacatcggtgctacatacctttcatccaatccagtatttcatgcccgaacgaagcacatcgaagttgactatcactttatgagggaacgtgttgctcagaagcttcttcagatcaagtttgtttcttctaaggatcaacttgctgatatTTTCACTAAGCCCTTGCCCTTGCCTTCTTTTGAGGGATGTCGACGCAATCTTAACCTTCTGAGTGTttcaggacatagttaagattgagggagggtgttagactaagtatataGTATATATACGTGTTGTAACATAACTTGTATTTGTACGAttccctcttataaatatatgacagccgtGTCCATCAAGGGCATCGAGCATTGTTCCAAACTCTAGTTTGTCTAACAGCACAGAGTCGAGATACGCATCGGCGAGCGCGGTGACGAGGTTGGTGGCACCGGGGCCGGAGGTGGCGATGCAGACGCCGGGCCGGCCGGAAGCGCGCGCGTAGCCTGACGCGGCGAAGGCCTCGCCCTGCTCGTGGCGGAGCAGGTGGGTGCGGATGGTGGGCGAGCGCGTGAGCTCCTGGTGGATCTCCATGGACGCACCGCCCGGGTACGCGAACACGTCGCCAACTCCACAGCGCTCGAGGGCCTCCACGAGTATGTCTGCGCCATTTCGCCTAAGCGTTGTGACGGTGGGAGAAGAGGAGGCCATGGTGTTTAGAGCGTACCCTTATTTAGATGCAAAGAAGGCCAGAATCCTTAGGAAAACACCCGCGCTCCTTGGCTAGAAACACAGCTCTCACTGGAACACTCGCAGATGCTTTCCTTGCCCTCATTTTTATAGGACACATCTACATGCATGTATTATATATGGGATATAATGTGTGGAAAATAATTCAATTTTTCTTAAATTGCTAGATATGGGTCACGTTTTGTAAAGGGAAAAATGGGCTCCACGTATACGTGATTATTTTGGAGACTTCGATAGTGTTTCGGTAGGCAACGTACCCGCAAACGCCAGGAAACCAACGTGTGTTAGTTTCGGGTCAAAAGAAAAACGTGTGTTCATTTGAGAAAAGCCACACGTTTTTTTTTCTTTATCAAAAATTCAAAGTGAAAAGCATCACGTTTTATCCAGTGTCGAACAAGACACATTGGAGATAAAAACAAGAGCGGGCAATATGTGGTGGACTTGCCACGGCAGGAAAAGAAAGCAGAGCCAAGCCTCTGAAGATGAAAGCTAAATGGACACCTCCTGATAATGGAGTGATCAAGGTGAATATCAATGATCAGtgctccctccatttctaaatataagtctttttaagtATTTTAATaaaaactacatacagatgtacttatatagacatattttactatgtagattcactcattttgtttcatgTATAGTCTGCATTAGaataaatctctaaaaagacttatatttaggaacagaggaagtaataCCAATCAACGATTTATCGGGCTGGTGATCCGGACCGTGGTAGTTTTGGCAGTGTCCTATGTGCACAAGCGCTCTGGTAGACTGGCCACAGTGGGAGTAATTTCAGCAGTAATATCGAGTCCAACTTAGCAAATTTGTTTAAGTGataatgagttaatgaggagagaggtagtttgagtaacttagctagttactgtaacatcacatgtctcaatacaatatgagtctataacctaataaatgaagctttacatgttaccacacttaggttactacccactatgaagatagtaatatagtctagggatatgtgtatgttgcTAGTGTAAGTTACTCGTCATTGTGGCTAGTCGTATGAGTGTCACTACTGCGAAAATTGAGTCTTTGCCGAGTTCTAATATGTGTTTGGCGAGTTCTATTCCACGGGATCATGTCAAACAACCAGTTTTGCCAAGTGGCAGACTCGAAGAACAGAGAAGACTTTGCCAGAGACTCCAGTTAGTCGAGAGCCAATCTAAATAAACTCCGCACAATAAAAAAGGCTCGGTCTGAAAGACCTTTGCCGAGAGCTCACAATTAGGTGCCACGTGGCACAACTGGTCTGTGTTGACGGCTCCGTAACGTCGAGTGCACCTTTGTCAAGAACCTTATGCATGGTACGCCCTCCGTCGTTCAAAAAATGTACTTCCAGTTTAGTTGAATGGTCAAGCTATCTCAAAATTTGACAAAGTTTGTAGAAAAATGTATCAATGTTTGTGAAATTAAATAGGTATATGatcaaaatatattttatcatgaatctaatgctactaatttgatgacataaatgttggtgtattattgtataaataAGGGCAAACATAAaaaatgtttgacttttcaataaagttggaagtacactcttttaagGACGAATGGAGTACCCGGGAATCATTTTTTGGAAATACTTTTTCCATGTGCAGTAAAGGTTTACCGTGTTCAGTTTGGCTGGTGCTTGGCAATCATTTTCTGCAAATACTTTTATAATGTGCGGTAAATATTTGTCGAGGTTCCTATGAGTCATACAGGCAATCATTTATACAAACATTGTTTTAAGTGTGGTAAAGATTTGTCGAGTTCCTGAAATACTCAACATAGTGGTATAGGTGTTCCCGCGTGGCATTAGATAATACccaagtgcactttgtttggttgcctgcagcCCCGTACCTGACGCCTCTGCAGAAGGTTCGACCAAACAGGGCCCCCAAAGCAGGAGGGCCCCCAATTTTTTAAACTATTACTTAGTGCTGGTTTAGTTGGGTTAATCAGGCCTTGTACTAATCAACGCATTTAAAAATTCCACCGAATCTGTGGCAGAATTAACTCTACGCCAGGCCCTGCTCCACACGGCTGAAACTCACGCAAGCTCCCGCTCTCTTCCATGAAAATTAAAATGAGCACTGTTCAAGGACCTACAGAGAAGGGAAGTCAGGTTACTGTAGCATACATGACTTCCCTTTGTATGTTAAAGGATCTAGCTCCCAACTGGGCATGCCCTGCATCCAGACTACCGAAGCCACATGCGCCGTCGCGCAATGATGTGCTTTCAAAATCAATCACATGTTGTTTCATCACATTTTGTTTCCATGTTCTGTTTTTAGAAAAGGTTTTTTATGAAGAACTAATTTAAGATTTTTTTTCTCAAGGAATGATAGAAGGATGGCACGTTTCTGCTAAAGAACATAGTACTTTTGAATACTTAGATTGCTTCTTGGTAAGATGTAACTCTTTCAAAATTTGTACcactaacattatatatatatatatatatatatatatatatatatatatatatatatatatatatatagacacacacacattaTAAAACTACATTTTCCTAATTGCCAATGGTTACGAGGGCCCAATTTTTGGTTTCGCACCGGGCCTCCATTTTCTTGGGTACAGCGCTGGTTGCCTGCATTAGCCCAAGCGGCACATGAACacggtgtttggttgcccgcatggggtatgattaagagctagcacttgcacttagcacacaggattaagagctagcagagggaggggggaagaaatgcagtgtgcgccggaccatggcgactgcggtggatagtggctgtggcgccgtgtccgacatgacgagcatggagtcgtCGACTAGCGACCCCGTCGGCGGCACGGCGAGCGACACCGTCGATgaactagttgcggtgctcgcgcaaagacagtcgacagaggaggagaatgcagtgctcgCGCCATGGTTCGTCAGTGCAGTGAACAAGAGAGGAAGCCGAGATGATCGATGCCGGAAatgactccagtgtagtagggcgagagagaggaggccaagaagatcgaccCCGTCGGCGGCGCGGCGAACTGCAGTGTGCACGGAGGCAGAGGACACAAGAAAAAAGTGTGCACGCCATTGCAACGTCAGTGCAGTAGGAGGACGACAGAGAGACCGAGATGAGCGACGTGTCCTCGCCAGCGGCGActctgctcgccgtcgccgcctgcTGCGCGGCGCTCCTCGTCGCGGCCGCGCTGCCGCAGCACCACCAGCCGCAGCAGCAGCACAAGCACGTCAGGATCGTCGGTGCAGTAAACTGCTATTCAAAAGGAGATGAAGTTACGATCGTCGAAACCAAAAACTTACAACACGAATGTTTTGAGGAACCGCGAGATTAGGCTGCTGGTCAAAGGAAAACTCAAATGATCGATCGTGCGCGACGAATTTGACAAAATTCGTAAAGAACAGCTTCAAACGGGAAAACAAAATTAAGAACTTACAGCCGACGAAACTACGAACCGATCGCCTGAATGAAACCAtagcatcgaggtgcatctttttcgtgtagagcttaccttgaatcgaagcaccgttgtgtagaTCAGAATGGGCTAGGAAGAACAGAATTAGAGGGAAGGTTAATGGAGGTAGGAAGATAAGCACGGGTAGGCTGCATATCAGCTAGTATCCCCAGAGATGTTTTAAGTTTGTTATGCAGGCCCAATAGTAAAGCCAGGCAACTAAACAGCCCGTTCACTTCCCGCGTGGGCCTTGTTGGACCTCACActggcaaccaaacacgccctggATGAGAGACTCGGGCATCTGACACACCGGCAGATAGCTGCTAAAGGAGgcgagcggcggtggcggctcaaGGAGGCGAGACGACCAAGCCCTCGCCACCGACCCAGGATCCCGCAGAGGCCGACGCATATGGGAGGCCGATGATGAGGCCCTGCTGACACAGATCGGCTTCAGCTTTGTGATCTTCGCCTCCCTCTTCGGCAGCAGCTCCGATGCGTGCCATATGGTGTCGCTGCCAGGGCGAAGACGGGGCAATAAGCGGGGGCCAGGCCACCCCTAACTACTTATCGACTTATCATAGAACTCAGTACTAGTTGTCATAGATTTATGCAATGGTAATCTGTTTACCTCTGATAGACTTTTGGGATGAATCAACCGGTGTATATTAGATTAGTTCTCATGGCCTAAGCCCAACAGGCACAGCAAATTAAATGGCCTAAACGCTGCATGTTCTGGTCGTTTGAATTGGCGACTGTATTAGGCCTTGACCGGTTGAGATCCCTCAACAATTTGATCCCAAtattgccgtcgccgccgctcgcttgcTGCCGACCTGCCGTCAACTACTTCAGAAATCAGTTGCTGCCGATGATGATCGTTTGTTTGCAGCTGGTTGTGGTGATTTTTTAACCTCATTTCAAAGTTCATTATGTAATTTAGGATGTGAATGATTACCTCAAATTTTGGAGGCTCATGCATGAAGTGACTATATGGCCCTTTTTTGGTAGATCATGTCTACATTATATTGATGTTTTACATATATGAGAGGAGGCTCTAAGGAAATAACCGAATGAGCCAATGACGATGGCGTGGTGAGTGACACTGTCGGTTTTTGTGATTGCTTAACCTCATTTCAAAGTTCATTGTGTAATTTTCGATGTGAATAATTACGTCAGATTTTAGACCCTTGCTTCAGGTGACTATGACACTTACATTAGGTGGCTATATGGCTCAATGTTATTCTACATGCAGATGATGTCTAAATCATGTTGCTTTTTTTACAGATATGAGAGGACTCAGAGGAGTATCTAAGAAAAGATGTGAATAAGCCAATGTCGGTGACATGGCCAGTGACACTATCGGGGAGCTGATCTTTCCTATCCGGTGCGTTGTTCGATAGAGTGGGCAtctatttttttaatttatgaTTCACTGATGACATCATGCGTGTTGGCGGCGATTCCTGTAGGGTAAAATGTTCAAGTCCAACATTAAAATTGATGGTTTGCAGCCAAACTAAAATGGTTGTTCTATCATATGAGGAATGTTTATAGGTGTTCGAAGGAAGGTTGCCCAGGCAAAACCATAAGCCAAGGCCGATTCCTTCTTTATAGGCCATGGTTTCTTTCATTACTGTACTATCAATTATGTGCCTTACATGGTTTTTCGTTTGCTGATGAGATGCATGTACCGGTTAACGATCTTGGATGCGGGATAAGCTATGTGGTTGGCATGGTATTCTTGGTCGATGTGGAGCAAGACTTGGTTGACAAAGGTATTGATGTTTTACTAGCCGAGACCTATGTTATGTTCTCTGTTTGTGCCTATGCAGATATCTGGTTTGGTTGGAAGGAACTACAGTTCTGAATGCCGCTACCTCGCGTTAACCCGCACATTGTTGCGGAAGTACTTTGCAATATATTCAGTGATAATTGGTTGTATGGAACATGAATATGTAGAGTAATAATATGAACTAAAACTGAAAATAAATATGATTTGTGGTGTTTGGTTATTGTATAATATAACTATCATAATCGAATTTCAATTCTCATGCATGTTTTTATGTTGAGGTGTCTTTTTattatgcatggttgcatgttgtgGCGGGCCTTTCTCcatgcatgttgaatgatgagTTGGCAtatttgcatgttgagagaaataggttattgggggctagctatttagatatagaagatccGTTTCATTTCAGGTCCTCAAAATTCTCCCTAATGGTAGCAGTGTTTTTGTTGGTTTTCAGCCAAATGAATGTAATGCTGCCGGCCCAAGTACTAGCCAGCTTCCATGGCTTGCTGCTTCTGCTAGAGGACCAACGAAATTGACGAGACCTTCATTTTCTTCATGAATGTTGGTTGTTTTTAGTTTTCTGCGTGTAGTATGCAACCTTTTTTTATTTTCtgaaagcagttgaagaagccggTGAGTTGAGCTACTTTTGTCTTACCAGTGCCTCAGTTAGATCGTACACTCTGCCGCCCCTTGCTCTTTGGCTTTTATAAAGACGTCTCTATATTGATTCATCTTTGTTGATGGTTCTTCTATTACTCCTAGATGTCCGCATTCGGAAACTCCTGTCGGACATGTTTCAGGCAGTAGTGAAGAGCCAGGGGATATACTGAAGAAGGTACTGACTCTTGGATAACGtggtagaaaaaggtgaaccccCGTAGATCCATGGTCTTTTCTCTCTGTGTTATTTTTCTGTTGTTATTTTCATGCCTATCCTATTGTTATAGGGCATATGCATGGAAGCAGATTTTCGCTAATGCGGCAGAGAGGGAGGCAAAAGATGCCAACTGTGTTCCCCTTTAAGATCCTTTATATGGTTACTAtatgtgtttgtttgttttttgccGGATGTTGGTTAATGAATATGTTGCTGTCATTATGGGTGTAATGACTGAATTTGCTTCTCCTGCAGGTGGGGGCGGTAGGTAGCTTCATCTGCAACGTTCAGTTTAGGATGTGGCTGTGATGACCCGTTCAGTGAACTGCTTCATGTAGGAGTAGTTTGCATGTCTAAAAGCTACTTAAAAGGCATGGACAAGGCTGGTGCCAAGACTGGAATTAGTTCATAGTGAATTGCTGGATCTCTTAGCGAAGTTAGAAATTGGAGAATAGCCAATATGCCGACTCTAATCTTTATTCTGCTCCGATCTCTTTTTTTTCTGGTTACATTCTTTATTTATGCTTGTGGAAGAGACTACAGGCTACACGTTGTCATCCCGCTAGAGAAGTGTGATGCAAAGAGCAAACCAACGcaatactagaagaacgcccgtacgttgcaacggggccacattaactttaagagttcaatattacgacattggcgaccttttttaccatcaaatcctcacacacacagacacacactctccctccctcttcctcactctctatccccctctccctctccctctaacacacacacacatatccatcttattgggtacgggaccataatcc
Above is a window of Triticum aestivum cultivar Chinese Spring chromosome 6B, IWGSC CS RefSeq v2.1, whole genome shotgun sequence DNA encoding:
- the LOC123138827 gene encoding probable acetolactate synthase 2, chloroplastic — translated: MASSSPTVTTLRRNGADILVEALERCGVGDVFAYPGGASMEIHQELTRSPTIRTHLLRHEQGEAFAASGYARASGRPGVCIATSGPGATNLVTALADAYLDSVLLDKLEFGTMLDALDGHGCHIFIRGNRTNTSYVTTRIYTIYLV